ATTGGAAAAGTTTACACCGCTATTGTTGTGAGGATGGAGGAAAGTTCTGAAGCCAGGATGGCAGTTGGGAAGTACAGGCATGCTTGGATTGCAGGGGGTGTTTTGGAAGAGGATGCTGTGAAGGAGGTAGCCGAGATTTTTGTGAAAGTATTTGCAAATGGTGGAAAAGAGGAAGGGTCGATTAGCGGGGAGTTTATGCCCGTGGGGGCAGATGGGAGGATCGTGCTTTCTTTCAATTTACTGAATGCTGATCCGAGCAATTGGATTTATGACTGGTAAAAGAGTCTTCTGAATGTGATCTTTGGTAATTGCATCATTCAGATGCtggtaaaaattttaattgtctCACTACAATTTCTCGTTTTTATGAGGAATCAATTTATGGATATTGctcattaaaattattttttcgtgCTATTCTGATTATATTTGtcaaattgattttataaattcatcCCTGCTCTGTATGTTCAACCTTTCTTCCCAAAGACATTTGCTATGTGATGATGACTTATCTGGGGGGAAATATAACAAATAGAGACACGACAGTGTCATGGGAAGGCTCCATTAGTCTAGTGTTTGTACCGTTCTTCTTAAAAATTATCTTGTTTGTTAGGGATTTCCAAGATGCTGATGTGAATCTCTTGTCTCCCATAATTGAGGAGTTGAAGCCTCTGGCAGATGTTAAAGTGGAAAGTCAGGTCATACCCCTgctttttctcttttttctttttctctcctcATTGTGTCATTTCATTAATCTTTCAAAGGAAGCTTATGGAATTCCGTCAAACTTACATGTGTTTATATTGATATTCTTGAACAATACTCTTTGACTTAATCTATCATTCTTGGCAAACATGCAGGTCTTATACAACACTCCGAAGTCTTCCTTTTCCTATTGGAATGAACAATTGGGCAGCTATATTTTCAGTGCGAAAGATCTCCCGTTCTTTGTATGTTCACTCAAAAATTTCTTATGTGAAGATCATCCTGGGAATAAACTTTGTAAATGATTAGTAAATGAACTTTAACCAGTGTGTGAATTGGATTTTCTTTAAGTGCTATTGGTTTGTGTGCCATCATTTCTGTGTTGTGAGTCATTCTTTATGGTATTGATATGTAGGTAAACTCAAATGAGTGGCATTTGGATACATCAGTTGCAGCTGGTGGGCGTTCAAAAATCCTGCAGTTTGTGGTGTATAATCTTTATTTCATTATCTTTCCTCATATCTCGTGTTCTGTTTTTTGTAGAAACTATTCTCCTGTCTTTTATTATACTCTGCATTTTCATTTTTGAAGTAGTTCAAATGTTCAATCTTCTggctatttttaaaaacaatcgaGAAAGTGAAAAAATCAGTAGCCAGAAAATGTGGCTTTTAGAACTTCAGATTATTCTCTTTaagaaataaaacaattttCAATGTTGTGCACTAACACAAAACCGATTCTAAGAGAAGTACATAAAATGCTCGCTTGATAGTACTTGTTTAATTCTGTATCCTAACTCAATCTAGTGGGTTTACATTGTGAATTATTAGCGTGTGGTCTTCTTTAGAGTCTATTGAATAATTGCTATTTGCTTTTGGTTCTTACACCAGATATGTACCATCTGCATCGGAGTGTCCACTTCTGTTGCAGCTACCAGATGGAGAAATTTCCATGACAAATGGCTTTATATCGCCTGTGAGTTGCACTTTTACTTCACAGTTTATTTTTTATGGTTTGCCTGTCACAGAATCTCAGCTCTTAAATTGTCCACTTGTAGATGTGGGGAGGTGTTTTAGTTTGGAACCCTCCAGGTTGTTTGAATGATACCAATATAGCACCTCATGGCAGATATAAAATATCACCTGAGGTCAGTAGCCTTTATTTGTGAAAACTCGTGAATAAAATGAAGTTGTTTATCATTGTTTGATTTTCCTTTTCGTGTTACggaaaaatacttaattttGGATGAGCTAgaatttatatttatgtgtACTAGATGGCTGTGTTTTCATACCATATTTACTTCAATTATTGATTTAAATGTCAAGATAAGTATAAGGTCTAAAATATAACTTGTGTACATTCTGAAAGCAGGACTTGAGGAAAATTTTTGAAGTGTTAGTTGGGCAGTTGCGGCAACTCTTTGGTTTAAAATCCAATGGTTTCTTTGGTGATACATCAGGGGCATTACAAATTTTAGCCAGTGAAAGAGGTTTTACGGAATGGTGAGAAAACAAGTCTGGTGATGGATAAAATGGCAGTAGAAGTTGTTTGATTTTATGCTTGATATGCTTTCTTTATCCGTTGGTGCTAAAATTACACAGAAATGAAGAATCAATATTCTTGATTCAGATACCAGAAAGGTCTTCAGCTTTATGGTGTCAGTCAAAAGACAGACAACGAAAAATGGATAGTTTCTTTCCGATTGAGATTCCTCATAATAAATTTATGCatgatatgataaaaatgaaCAGTTGGATTTTTTTCTAGGTTTTGTTTAATGGGTGACAAAGTtctaatttttaatcaaaaattGTTACTTTCATGTGTAGCTTTTAAAATTGTTAGATTCATTGGGAGTCTATCTAGAGGTGAAACTTAGAGTTTCTTCAATTAAGCTTATGAAAAGACCTTTTGTGCTCAAAGATCGAATCAAATACTTGTTTGATTCCATGAGCTGTTAGAATGTATTGggaaaaattaaaacttaatcAAGTTATCTGGAGGCAGTGAATGAGAGTAACTTAGAGCTTCTTCAATTAAGCTTCTGAGCTAGAACTTGTGTGCTCAAAGGTCTTATCAAATACCTATTAGAACTCATAGACGGCTGGAACATATTGTAAAGAATGAAAATCGCATCCAGTGTGTGTTAGCAAAAACAGGCTGTTCAAATACAatttaattgtattttaaacAACAGCTATTGCTATTTTTTTTActggaaaaagaattttaggATTACAATTACTCCCCATGGAGCTTCTGATTCCTGCATCTTCGTTTTAGAATATCGCCCCTATCTCTTCTTTGTTTTCCTTAATGCTGATCTCTTAAGATAATCCCgcttgtttatatatttatatattcttCACCGAAACAGCATCGCATTTCTTCTTATTCCCTTTTACAATCCTCTGTCTTAGCCAGCTTGCCAACTTACATTGATTCACTAGTGGAACAAAAAAAGGGCTACTGGGGATAGGAAGGACTGGTGAAATTTCACTATCATGACATAGGTGCCACACTATTTTATTGGTCAAACTAGAACTGTCAATGATCTTAACTGTAGCTTTCTACCATCGAAGAGACATGGTTTGTTGCTTTTCATACTTTGTATCAAAAGCTCTTTACTAAACCAAGGGATTCTACATTTAAGCTCCTTTATGGTAGGAATAAGCTCCACCAAATGCCTAAAGCATTTAACTATTTATCCTTTTTGTTGCTCATGCTTTTTACATCAATGCCTGTTGGATCTTTGGTTTTCTTGTGGTGTCTGTTTGGACACTGATGGCTTGCGTATATTATGTGATTCAGGGAATTGGATGTGCTGTCACGGCAACACACTTGTTTTAATCTTCTTCAATGCAGCACAACTCTTGGCTCACTTTCTCGATTGGTGTGTCATCTGCTTTTAACTATCAATTTTTCATTTAAGCATTTTGGTGTAACCAGGTTAAATGTGCAGGTACAGTCACTCCCGAGAATGATCATTAAGGATGAAATAGGAAAACAGGTGAGTGTACCTTAGCATGTTACTGAGATAGGGCTCATATCAATTCATCTCAAGATTCATTAGTTAAACAACAGGATTTTTGGTTCCCTTCTGATGCTGATTGATTAATCTAGTATTATTCCAGTTTATATTTTGGTCGtggttatataataatttaattcacTCATTTTACTTGAGCAGGTGAAGTTTTCTCTTGAAGCTGCAAAGTTGACATTAAGCAATGTGTCCCATGGAGCTTATGATGCTTCAGCCGGTATGAATTTATAGTTGGTGATGTGATGAAGAAACATTTTTTTCCGTTCGTCACACTTAACATACTAATACATACATCCATTATTTTGTCTGTCAGTATCCTCGAGACGAGCAAAATCCTTTGCagaagatgcattctatcaccCGTCTATGATGTCTGTGAGCTACTATTCGTTTGAGCACTGCTTTGCTGTCTATTCGGTTCGTTCCATGACACTTAACTGTTTTTAGAACTTCTATGGTGTCCATATCTTGTTTGATGATATTGCATGCTTTATTTAAGCATTCTAGATTTACCAGAGCAAAACtttaaaattgagaaaatatgGGTTACCACGTGATATATAAAAAAGCTGTCTTTCGCTTTTAGCACACTCGTGATACTTGAAAATTGGAGGCATTGCTGTGAGAATTAACCCTGACAAGAACTTGTAAATGGAGAAGCAAAACAGTTAAAATAGTTAGCTACCACAAACAACATTGACATGTGTGATTATATTTTCAGAGATTCCGTTACACTGCTTGTTGTCATTTGCACAAAACAATCCTCCTATCATGGTCCTCTATCTGGCATCAAGTTAGGGAGCATTAGAAATAGAGGCCTTGTTTGGATTAAGTTTGGTGTTTGGacaaagtattttaaaaatgttttgtgtgattaaaatatatgttgtcTGGTTTTGGGAGAGAGGTTTAGCTGTGCATGGCTAATTGTGTCAGAAATTGTTTGAAgttgaaaataaattatcttaaactttaaaaattgttttttgtttCTTAAATCTTAATACGATAACATATTATTTCTGGGGACTGTTCAATGGATAGTAACGATCAAATTGGAAGACTTGAAAATAAGGATAACTGTTTTAGGGGAAATGGAAGGAAAATgagttaataattttgattcTATTTTCGCCTTTGGGAGATGGCAAAGGGATGGGAAAAATAATCCACTGCAGAAAAATAAGCATGTTTATTCTCTTGTTTAGAATTTCCTCTTTTGGGTTAATTGacatgagtaggtctcttgtaagacggtctcacgaatctttatttgtaagatgggtcaaccctaccgatattcacaataaaaaataatactctagcataaaaagtaatattttttcatggatgacccaaataagagatccgtctcacaaaatacgacccgtgagaccgcctgacacaagtttttgccaattgATGTACAAAGAGACACCAAAAACAAAAACACGTTCTTTAAGATCTTGTTTTTATGGATATGCAATGTAGAAGATGATCTGAAAAGCGAAAACCTGTCATCTGATAATTAATCTGTTCCTCTTTTTTGACAGCCCTTCTTCTTACCAGTTTCACTGCATGTGATTCTTGCGGTCCTCAGAGAATGGAAAAGATACAAGCAAGAAAGCAATAAATATAAAGCATGGAAAGCCAAATTGAATTAGTTTCTTATTGAACAAAAATGAAATTCATACGAAGTTTGAAGGATTTAAGGTCCTGGATGCTGCGGGTTCCTTTTACATTCTCATCAAACTTCACGAGAAAGTTCAGTGTATGTCGTCGGACAGTAAATCGTCCGTTTGCTATTTCTTTGTACGAAAACTTTGATCACCTGAAAACCATCTATTAAGCGGTGAAATATTCTAAGGGTTAGGATGGTGGATGAATGATCTCAGAAATGTTCTCTAGTTAACTCATGCTAAGTAACCTCAAAAGAGGCGAACGAAAAAATTCGGGTAAAATGTGAACATTTGATGGAACTGATTTAATTTGGTTGGGTTTGTTCGGAATTTCGTTTCTTTGTTATGAAAATTTCAGTTTACCAAGGAACACtcgattagaaaaaaaaaacattgaaaatggATCAAACTGATTGATTTGCTTAAAAAGTCTAGTTTAATTGGTGTTTTTTTGTTTGCCATCTAATCCAAACCCTGTCCATTTTCGCTTGGAGGAGGGAGGGTATAGTGGGAACAATTTTCTCACCTCGAATGACAATTTTGGGGAAGATGTAAATTTCAACCCCAAATTACAATAATTTCAAACACGCAACTACTAGTCAATTAAATTAAGCACAAACTTTTCAAAAGAATCAAACCCAAGCTTTTCAAGACACTTGTAACTAGATAAACAAATTGAGTTGCACATGCCAACGCATACTTGTTTTAGAAATACCCCAGTTGAAGTGGAAATTACCATTATGCCTATGTGTTCTTACAAGATCAATGTGGTTGTTGATGAATGATGAGACAGAAAATCAGACAACAATTCATTATGAAGAAACAACACATCTCAGTATTACTTAAAACACAACCTCGTAGACAAAGAGATGCTCGTTGATCTTTACTTAAACGATACAATATCACTGAGAAACGAATCGAGATTAGTTATAGACGTCCCACCATCCGCAATCGCCCCACGAGTTGTATCTCGAAGCGCTCTTGCCCTTGTTGCCATCTCCTTCCTCTCAACACTTTCCAAATCCATGAAACTCTTTACGAGCCTAGCAATTTCTCTGCTTCTCAGAAGATCTCCGGATCCAACACCTCTCTTGGCATCCAAACCTATCTTCCAATCTTCAACTACGTGCTTACGGATCGTGGTCTGATCCATTACTATCGGAAAAGCAATAATCGGCACACCAGCAAAAATACACTCCATCGTAGAATTCCATCCACAATGCGTCCAGAATCCTCCGACAGAAGAGTGGCATAAAACCTTCAATTGTTCACACCAAGGCACTACTCTCCCTAAATGGCCACATTTTTCTTTTAGCCTCTCGGATTCGCCACGAGCCACCCACAAGAACTTAACACCACTTTCGCGCAACCCATCGGCAATTTCATCCATTTGGACACTTGAAACAGAAA
This sequence is a window from Primulina huaijiensis isolate GDHJ02 chromosome 13, ASM1229523v2, whole genome shotgun sequence. Protein-coding genes within it:
- the LOC140991554 gene encoding uncharacterized protein codes for the protein MAEVSEAPSTETMRETRPGLKRLTLTLTVLFSFISGLPFFLRSIEIYRSPLPFREIDHLSAAIDSNSSLFPCQFEAVFVNFGRGSSTADELSLSIESHMRKLSDNAVPSCGACDLNSSISVTLDYGSECVRTGNNARWKCGSLNELKIYEHLGKYDEQLFDEDLLVLLDDSSGSNTIGKVYTAIVVRMEESSEARMAVGKYRHAWIAGGVLEEDAVKEVAEIFVKVFANGGKEEGSISGEFMPVGADGRIVLSFNLLNADPSNWIYDWDFQDADVNLLSPIIEELKPLADVKVESQVLYNTPKSSFSYWNEQLGSYIFSAKDLPFFVNSNEWHLDTSVAAGGRSKILQFVVYVPSASECPLLLQLPDGEISMTNGFISPMWGGVLVWNPPGCLNDTNIAPHGRYKISPEDLRKIFEVLVGQLRQLFGLKSNGFFGDTSGALQILASERGFTEWELDVLSRQHTCFNLLQCSTTLGSLSRLVQSLPRMIIKDEIGKQVKFSLEAAKLTLSNVSHGAYDASAVSSRRAKSFAEDAFYHPSMMSVSYYSFEHCFAVYSPFFLPVSLHVILAVLREWKRYKQESNKYKAWKAKLN